In the Chloroflexota bacterium genome, TCAGCTCACCGCTTTCTTCACGAGCGCGCTGATCCTTGCGTCTTCGGTGGCAGTCAACTCCTTCAGCGCGAAAACGACCGGCCACAGGGCGCCTTCGTCGAGGTTCGCCGTGTCTTGGAAGCCGAATGTCGCGTACCTCGTGTTGAACTTCTGCGCGGCTTGGAAGAAGCAGACGACCTTG is a window encoding:
- a CDS encoding DUF1801 domain-containing protein; protein product: AIAAMEEPDRAMAKRLHAIIKASAPALSPKTWYGMPAYADKDGKVVCFFQAAQKFNTRYATFGFQDTANLDEGALWPVVFALKELTATEDARISALVKKAVS